A region from the Leptospira venezuelensis genome encodes:
- the trmB gene encoding tRNA (guanine(46)-N(7))-methyltransferase TrmB encodes MTSNFREKQWKIATRIPFTSDYFLKINPGSKLKKNDLFVEEFGTYYLELGSGWGEVAVSLAKDNPNTGFILMEKKADRLRKTIRDLKEHNIKNVKLLSVNFNWFLEEIFEEGIFDEILLNFPDPWPKRRHHKHRTLNPRFLNTVHILLKNEGVFHFATDYGPYARKGIRLFRNDLRYKVVDSEFSLQRANFPISHFEQEKREAGSRIYYLDRIKIPN; translated from the coding sequence ATGACATCGAATTTTCGTGAAAAACAATGGAAGATCGCTACTAGAATTCCCTTTACTTCTGATTATTTCTTAAAAATAAACCCCGGAAGTAAATTAAAAAAAAACGATTTGTTTGTAGAGGAATTCGGGACATATTATCTAGAGTTAGGTTCAGGCTGGGGAGAAGTCGCTGTATCCTTAGCAAAAGACAATCCAAACACCGGCTTTATTCTAATGGAGAAAAAGGCGGACCGCCTGCGCAAAACAATCCGTGATCTGAAAGAGCATAATATCAAGAACGTTAAACTTCTTTCGGTGAACTTTAATTGGTTTCTAGAAGAAATTTTTGAAGAAGGTATCTTCGACGAGATACTATTGAATTTTCCGGATCCTTGGCCTAAACGTAGACATCATAAACATCGAACTTTAAATCCTAGATTCTTAAATACGGTCCATATCCTTCTGAAGAATGAAGGTGTATTCCATTTTGCCACTGACTACGGCCCATATGCGCGGAAAGGCATCCGTCTTTTTAGAAATGATCTTCGATATAAAGTGGTCGATTCAGAGTTTTCTCTGCAAAGAGCAAACTTCCCAATCTCCCATTTTGAGCAGGAAAAACGGGAGGCAGGCTCCCGAATTTATTATTTAGACCGGATCAAGATTCCTAACTAG
- a CDS encoding MBL fold metallo-hydrolase, translating to MKIKLYGVRGSLPTPLSGSEYREKLEKILESAHREFKHQNGSFSVPSFLQSLSPELLRPVGGNTTCVYVESAKGQKLIIDCGSGMRELGNDLLKEGIAQGGTVKILVTHTHWDHIQGWPFFKPGYIPSVQVDFYSTISNLKERFDRQQNPENFPITLDEMMSQKTFTLLQRQQTVQIGDFKVTPFLLKHPGNCTGYHIEENGKSFLFCTDVEVREEDLSEFEHLRAKFGSPDMLIIDAQYSSEEADRKIGWGHTSGRLAVRCGEVLGVNKLVLTHHEPDHPDEEIIRMFNEEKQSTALSEIVLAREADIFHL from the coding sequence GTGAAAATAAAATTATACGGAGTAAGAGGTTCTCTTCCTACTCCGCTTTCCGGTTCAGAATATAGAGAAAAATTAGAAAAGATCCTAGAGTCTGCTCATAGGGAATTTAAACATCAGAACGGTAGCTTCTCCGTTCCTTCATTTTTACAATCTTTAAGTCCTGAACTGTTACGGCCTGTGGGAGGAAACACCACATGTGTGTACGTCGAATCTGCTAAAGGTCAGAAATTAATTATAGATTGTGGTTCTGGAATGAGAGAACTGGGAAACGATCTTTTGAAAGAAGGTATAGCTCAAGGTGGCACTGTCAAAATTCTGGTGACGCATACTCATTGGGATCATATTCAAGGTTGGCCTTTTTTTAAACCTGGATACATTCCAAGTGTCCAAGTAGATTTTTATTCCACGATTTCAAATCTAAAAGAAAGATTTGACCGGCAGCAAAATCCTGAAAACTTTCCTATCACATTAGATGAGATGATGTCACAGAAAACATTCACTCTTCTGCAAAGACAACAAACAGTCCAGATTGGAGATTTTAAAGTAACCCCTTTTCTCTTAAAACATCCGGGCAATTGTACTGGTTACCATATAGAAGAAAATGGAAAAAGTTTCTTATTCTGCACAGATGTAGAAGTTAGAGAAGAAGATCTTTCCGAGTTCGAACATTTACGCGCTAAATTCGGAAGTCCTGACATGTTGATCATCGACGCTCAATATAGTTCTGAAGAAGCGGATCGGAAGATAGGTTGGGGTCATACATCAGGTAGATTAGCCGTTCGTTGCGGAGAAGTTCTGGGTGTAAATAAACTGGTTCTAACTCATCATGAACCGGATCATCCTGATGAAGAAATCATCCGAATGTTCAATGAAGAAAAACAATCTACTGCCCTTTCAGAGATTGTACTAGCTAGAGAAGCAGATATCTTTCATTTATAG
- a CDS encoding PilZ domain-containing protein, whose protein sequence is MNPSQQVTSNLPADQRFYTRFRKDSRVKLFEGGNWSEGVLVDISMIGASVLSNEDWTPGKKITIMSPMFTCEIPGEVIRKTVSDMGQRYAIVFHDLCDSSILEILNKIAHCK, encoded by the coding sequence ATGAATCCTTCTCAACAGGTAACATCTAATTTGCCGGCGGATCAAAGATTCTATACAAGGTTCCGTAAAGACAGTAGGGTTAAACTTTTTGAGGGAGGAAATTGGAGTGAAGGTGTTTTGGTCGATATATCGATGATAGGGGCGTCCGTTCTTTCGAATGAGGATTGGACTCCTGGCAAAAAAATTACGATTATGTCACCAATGTTTACCTGCGAGATACCAGGAGAAGTTATTCGTAAAACTGTTAGCGATATGGGGCAAAGATATGCGATAGTATTTCACGATCTTTGCGACTCAAGCATACTTGAGATTCTTAATAAGATAGCTCATTGCAAATAA
- the yihA gene encoding ribosome biogenesis GTP-binding protein YihA/YsxC: protein MEELQELKPDPFFREVRFLSSYADASKVPSKGIPHIAFAGRSNSGKSRLLNAIVERKSLAKVSATPGKTKLLNFFLVSKSLFLVDTPGFGYSANSHKDHEQMMDLLMNYLNSAKDLKCLFLLSDAQRELPDEELELIGTCFEKGTKPVLIRTKVDKLNQSELSKLRKKMKNIQGLYPMLEIVFVSPKYGKGLPELRKIIENMMKSLIIPPMEEDTIPQETNEQG from the coding sequence ATGGAAGAACTCCAAGAATTAAAGCCGGACCCATTCTTTAGAGAAGTTAGATTTCTGTCTTCTTATGCAGACGCTTCTAAAGTTCCTTCAAAAGGTATTCCTCATATCGCATTCGCAGGGCGTTCCAATTCCGGAAAGTCTAGATTATTAAACGCAATCGTAGAAAGAAAATCCTTAGCAAAAGTTTCTGCAACTCCAGGTAAAACCAAACTTCTTAACTTTTTCTTAGTTTCAAAATCTTTGTTCCTAGTGGATACACCTGGTTTCGGTTATTCCGCAAATTCTCATAAAGATCACGAGCAGATGATGGATCTACTGATGAACTATCTTAACTCTGCAAAAGATTTAAAATGTCTGTTCTTATTGTCTGATGCCCAAAGAGAATTACCTGACGAAGAATTAGAATTGATCGGTACCTGTTTCGAAAAAGGAACTAAGCCTGTATTGATTCGCACTAAAGTAGATAAACTGAATCAGTCTGAACTTTCCAAACTTAGAAAGAAAATGAAAAACATCCAAGGATTATATCCTATGCTGGAGATCGTTTTTGTTTCTCCTAAATACGGAAAAGGATTACCTGAACTAAGAAAGATCATAGAGAATATGATGAAATCATTAATCATTCCTCCAATGGAAGAAGACACGATCCCGCAAGAGACCAACGAACAAGGCTAA
- the tilS gene encoding tRNA lysidine(34) synthetase TilS, producing MLRFRDLEKISEKIDGYIATGHHAEDYLETVLLQLIRGGGWNSLRTLGVLENNRFRPLLLFGEEDRKTALAKADWPVFEDESNHSPQYLRNRIRSELLPILLKEGADPDKIFRNFHDSDTPRRGTTNRKINEDEIRVISRRILEEEQASICKQVLDLHLKSLGLHPLNSQFLTDLLHNLDRKVSFSLENKEVWFWKSVSSDLYILPKTASYLKPFSYNSDSFFLKWNGKTKKIPINCEPSNDGEGEKILLGGIHRDVSEILREKEIPVPVRKMLPILKRKGKTVLLCLRMWDARLDDIRSDDFLQD from the coding sequence ATTCTCAGATTCAGGGATCTAGAGAAAATTTCCGAAAAAATAGATGGTTATATTGCAACCGGACATCATGCCGAAGATTATCTAGAGACAGTACTCCTACAACTCATCAGGGGAGGAGGCTGGAATTCACTTCGCACCTTGGGAGTTTTAGAAAATAATAGATTTAGGCCATTATTATTATTCGGAGAAGAAGATCGCAAAACTGCGTTAGCAAAGGCTGATTGGCCTGTCTTCGAAGATGAATCGAATCATTCTCCGCAGTATCTTAGAAATAGAATTAGATCCGAACTTCTTCCTATACTTTTGAAAGAAGGTGCAGACCCAGATAAAATTTTTCGTAATTTTCACGACTCTGATACTCCTAGACGCGGAACGACAAATCGCAAAATAAACGAAGATGAGATTAGAGTCATATCCAGACGGATTTTAGAAGAAGAGCAAGCATCGATATGTAAACAAGTTCTGGACTTACACCTTAAAAGTTTAGGTCTTCATCCGCTGAATTCTCAATTTCTTACGGACCTTCTACATAATCTGGACAGAAAAGTTTCCTTCTCTCTCGAAAACAAAGAAGTTTGGTTTTGGAAAAGTGTTTCGTCAGATTTGTACATCTTACCCAAAACAGCATCTTATTTGAAACCGTTCAGTTACAACTCTGACTCTTTCTTTTTGAAATGGAATGGTAAGACCAAAAAGATACCAATAAATTGTGAGCCGTCTAACGACGGAGAAGGAGAAAAAATCCTGCTTGGAGGAATCCATCGAGACGTTTCCGAAATCCTTAGAGAGAAAGAGATTCCGGTTCCGGTCAGAAAAATGCTACCCATTCTAAAACGGAAAGGGAAAACTGTATTGCTTTGTCTTCGTATGTGGGATGCCCGTTTGGATGATATTCGATCGGATGACTTCCTTCAAGATTAA
- a CDS encoding ATP-binding protein, with product MNETLDSIFEAAWSRLKNYQDFMKTKPAVIAFSGGKDSALLLQFYLWLHNKNLISNFPVIYHLDHSIRDNGEQESEILKYIRAIAPKSIFKKKTFLGLQIRPN from the coding sequence ATGAACGAAACTTTAGATTCCATTTTTGAAGCCGCTTGGTCCAGATTAAAAAATTATCAGGATTTTATGAAAACTAAGCCTGCTGTGATCGCTTTTTCGGGAGGAAAAGATTCTGCGCTGCTCCTTCAATTTTATCTTTGGCTTCATAATAAAAATCTAATCTCTAATTTCCCCGTAATTTATCATTTAGATCATTCCATCCGTGATAATGGTGAACAAGAATCCGAAATCTTAAAATATATTCGCGCGATTGCCCCAAAGTCGATCTTTAAAAAAAAAACGTTCCTAGGTTTGCAAATAAGGCCAAACTAA
- a CDS encoding GAF domain-containing SpoIIE family protein phosphatase: protein MSCVFCGEFYLPDGKLKDGKFLCNSCGREWILEKRKRNRIKPPEVHALSNEILLEFLSLFNTSPNLDDLLQNFTNLAFRKLNLPGISVMVYEPRLDRILVKSCKNKKGPALEKLAFRMEIKKGEQNGPLGQAIETCKSVYYRFDEQPHKQIRQYGRVNKVESELSVPIHLKKEVLGLINVDYEKDDPLQAEKDQYFLELIASQFATTLKNRILFEVSQTQSRNFRNLHSAALKLSSLGFKYRTEIFRVILLSLTEFSESNLFVLLERKIDEAGKTISTEGHILTGSPRAPEIKLNVQLKGEWNVLKRSAESAILIDSADLKEWKTLGSNGKKKHLAILPVLRSENSEIWILLAKEEELHWSPEEIDVLNAFAVQAGISVQNFHLFHQRAEKERLDKEIEIARDLQRSLLPRKMPDHVNYEFAGTMIPAVGVGGDYYDFITHPTNKETYICIGDVSGKGVPAGIVMATVRTVIHSLVRKNPSPWEILQTVNTYLYQNYFKDIISPRFMSLTIIHWDQNENRFVFSGGGQGNILVYRKKENRLEEIPTGGVVLGIDPDIDHFENSGEFHLEPGDFFLMFTDGVWEAMDPTEDFFEMDRLHNCVFEARKESLPLLLETVLKNIKNFTGEREQTDDITLIGVKRLK, encoded by the coding sequence ATGTCCTGCGTATTTTGCGGAGAATTTTATCTTCCGGACGGGAAACTCAAAGATGGAAAATTTCTTTGTAATTCTTGTGGAAGAGAATGGATCTTAGAAAAAAGAAAACGGAACAGGATCAAACCTCCCGAGGTCCATGCATTATCTAATGAGATCTTATTAGAATTCCTTTCTTTATTTAATACTAGTCCAAATTTGGACGACCTTCTCCAAAATTTTACCAATCTAGCATTCAGAAAATTGAATCTTCCTGGGATCTCAGTCATGGTGTATGAACCTAGATTGGATCGAATCCTAGTAAAATCTTGTAAAAACAAAAAAGGCCCTGCTTTAGAGAAGTTAGCCTTTAGAATGGAAATCAAAAAAGGTGAACAAAACGGTCCGCTTGGCCAAGCAATCGAAACTTGCAAATCTGTATATTATAGATTTGATGAACAGCCTCATAAACAAATCCGACAATATGGCCGAGTAAACAAAGTAGAATCTGAACTTTCAGTTCCAATTCATCTCAAAAAGGAAGTATTAGGATTAATCAATGTAGATTATGAAAAGGACGATCCTCTACAAGCGGAGAAGGATCAATATTTTCTGGAATTGATCGCAAGTCAGTTTGCAACTACTTTAAAAAATAGAATTCTTTTCGAAGTCTCTCAAACTCAATCTAGGAATTTTAGAAATCTTCACTCTGCAGCGTTAAAGCTAAGTAGTTTGGGGTTCAAATATAGAACCGAAATTTTCCGAGTCATTCTTCTTTCTCTAACCGAATTTTCGGAAAGTAATCTTTTCGTTTTATTAGAAAGGAAAATTGATGAGGCAGGAAAAACAATTTCTACAGAAGGGCATATACTTACAGGGAGCCCAAGAGCACCAGAGATCAAATTGAATGTACAACTAAAGGGAGAATGGAACGTACTTAAAAGATCTGCAGAATCTGCCATCCTAATAGATTCCGCAGATTTGAAAGAATGGAAAACACTAGGAAGCAACGGAAAGAAAAAACATCTAGCAATATTACCAGTATTACGTTCTGAGAATTCTGAAATTTGGATACTTCTCGCCAAAGAAGAAGAACTGCACTGGAGTCCCGAAGAAATCGACGTATTAAATGCATTTGCAGTCCAAGCTGGGATCTCAGTCCAAAACTTTCATCTATTCCACCAAAGAGCTGAAAAAGAAAGATTGGATAAGGAAATCGAAATCGCGAGAGATTTACAAAGATCTTTGTTACCTAGAAAAATGCCAGACCACGTGAATTACGAATTTGCTGGTACCATGATCCCTGCAGTAGGAGTCGGTGGCGACTATTATGATTTTATAACTCATCCTACTAATAAGGAGACTTACATTTGTATCGGAGATGTAAGTGGTAAAGGAGTTCCAGCGGGAATTGTAATGGCTACCGTTAGGACAGTGATCCATTCGTTAGTTAGAAAAAATCCAAGTCCTTGGGAGATTTTACAAACTGTAAACACTTATCTATATCAAAATTATTTTAAGGATATTATATCTCCTAGATTCATGTCTTTGACTATTATTCACTGGGACCAAAACGAAAATCGATTTGTATTCAGTGGTGGAGGCCAAGGAAATATTCTGGTTTATCGCAAAAAGGAAAATCGTTTAGAGGAAATCCCAACGGGTGGAGTTGTTTTAGGAATAGATCCGGACATAGATCATTTTGAAAATAGTGGAGAATTTCATTTAGAACCGGGAGATTTCTTCCTGATGTTTACTGATGGAGTATGGGAAGCAATGGATCCTACTGAAGATTTTTTCGAAATGGACCGTTTGCACAATTGTGTTTTTGAGGCCCGAAAGGAAAGTCTTCCTCTTCTCTTAGAAACTGTTTTGAAAAACATAAAAAACTTTACTGGGGAAAGGGAGCAGACAGATGATATTACTTTAATAGGCGTAAAACGTTTAAAATAA
- a CDS encoding sigma 54-interacting transcriptional regulator: MNSTLDPDRLLDLILERCIQICEVGSGSLMLISRADEVLDIVTFRGMNPSVRTKVKLRVGEGITGIVAASGEGMIVNDVTQNPHYISIKDDILSELAVPMIVEDEVIGVISLDSSRKQAFSDEHLELVSTLANMAAQIFKNLQTFRQLEQKNKIQQVLIDISRTVTSTLVLQEIFDDVMDRLDKSLNLERGSIVLFDSEKNILKLSAASGLTAEEMEKGVYLPGEGVTGKVYESGEAVIVESIVSDENFLNRLNNASHFKNNPENVSFLAAPIKSDTDVLGVVSVFFVHKKYVDLKTYLDFLQVVASVIYQAIRIQKLIDEEKREISRENILLKRELKNKYKFGSLIGKSKSMEKLFEMIQLVSDSRASVLITGESGTGKEMIASAIHYNSSRGDKPFIKINCAAIPENLLESELFGHKKGSFTGAVADKKGKFEMADTGTIFLDEIGEMDLNLQSKLLRVLQEKEIEAVGSVKPKKIDVRIIAATNADLEDLISQKLFRADLYYRLNVVNMLTPPLRERPEDIPLLINHFITKYTSENIKKIKGITREAHKLLMSYSWPGNVRELENVIERAVVLSQSEMLDIQDFSEISGRILYGDEGEDVEVGVDPEASSEVASSKFSPAHLDALDGRAMEVVVGEVEARLIKYAMKKFKYTKTRVAKFLGINRNTLDKKIKDLKIDY; the protein is encoded by the coding sequence ATGAATTCGACTTTAGATCCAGATCGCCTTCTGGATTTGATTTTGGAGAGATGTATCCAAATTTGTGAGGTTGGTTCAGGATCCCTCATGCTAATCAGCAGAGCGGATGAGGTTTTGGACATAGTTACTTTCCGTGGAATGAACCCTTCTGTTCGGACAAAAGTTAAGCTCCGAGTGGGAGAAGGTATTACTGGTATCGTTGCCGCATCCGGTGAAGGGATGATCGTAAACGACGTTACCCAGAACCCACATTATATTTCCATTAAGGACGATATTCTTTCCGAGCTAGCAGTTCCAATGATCGTGGAAGACGAAGTGATCGGAGTTATCTCTCTAGATTCTAGCAGAAAGCAAGCGTTCTCTGACGAACATCTCGAATTAGTTTCCACTCTGGCCAATATGGCTGCTCAGATCTTTAAGAACCTCCAAACTTTTAGACAGCTGGAGCAGAAGAATAAGATCCAACAAGTTCTCATCGATATTTCTAGAACTGTAACTTCTACATTAGTTCTCCAAGAAATTTTTGATGATGTGATGGATAGATTGGATAAATCTCTTAACCTAGAAAGAGGTTCCATCGTTCTATTTGATTCTGAGAAGAATATTTTAAAACTTAGTGCAGCATCTGGACTCACTGCGGAAGAAATGGAGAAGGGAGTTTATCTTCCTGGCGAAGGAGTCACTGGAAAAGTTTACGAATCCGGAGAAGCAGTCATCGTAGAGTCTATTGTAAGCGATGAAAATTTCCTGAACAGACTCAATAACGCTAGCCACTTTAAAAACAATCCCGAAAACGTTAGTTTTCTTGCAGCACCTATTAAGTCAGATACAGATGTTTTAGGTGTAGTTAGTGTATTCTTTGTTCATAAAAAGTACGTCGATTTAAAGACGTATTTAGACTTCCTTCAGGTAGTGGCCTCAGTAATTTACCAAGCGATCCGTATTCAAAAACTGATCGATGAAGAGAAGCGTGAGATATCAAGAGAGAACATTCTATTAAAACGAGAACTTAAGAATAAATACAAGTTCGGTTCCTTGATCGGAAAGTCCAAATCCATGGAAAAACTTTTCGAAATGATCCAACTTGTTTCCGATTCTCGTGCTTCGGTTTTGATCACTGGAGAATCCGGAACTGGAAAAGAAATGATCGCATCTGCGATCCATTATAACTCTTCTAGAGGTGATAAACCTTTTATCAAGATCAACTGTGCCGCTATTCCTGAAAATCTTTTAGAGTCCGAATTGTTCGGTCATAAAAAAGGATCATTCACTGGCGCGGTTGCTGACAAAAAAGGTAAGTTTGAGATGGCCGATACCGGAACCATCTTCTTGGATGAGATCGGAGAAATGGATCTCAATCTTCAATCCAAACTCTTAAGAGTTCTTCAGGAAAAAGAAATAGAAGCAGTAGGTTCAGTTAAGCCTAAAAAAATCGATGTTAGGATCATAGCTGCGACTAACGCGGACCTAGAAGATTTGATCTCTCAAAAACTATTCAGAGCTGACTTATATTATCGTTTGAACGTGGTCAATATGTTGACCCCGCCGCTTCGTGAAAGACCGGAAGATATCCCTCTTCTGATCAATCACTTTATTACCAAATACACATCTGAGAATATCAAGAAGATCAAGGGTATAACTAGAGAAGCTCATAAACTTCTAATGAGCTATAGTTGGCCTGGTAACGTTCGTGAATTAGAGAACGTGATTGAAAGGGCGGTAGTACTTTCTCAATCTGAAATGTTGGATATCCAAGATTTCTCAGAGATCAGCGGACGTATCCTTTATGGCGACGAAGGAGAAGATGTAGAAGTTGGTGTCGATCCGGAAGCTTCTTCCGAAGTAGCAAGTTCCAAGTTCTCTCCTGCTCATTTAGATGCATTAGATGGAAGAGCTATGGAAGTTGTGGTGGGAGAAGTCGAAGCAAGACTGATCAAGTATGCGATGAAAAAATTCAAATATACTAAGACCAGAGTTGCCAAGTTCTTGGGTATCAACAGGAACACCTTAGATAAGAAGATCAAAGATCTTAAGATAGACTATTAA
- a CDS encoding SET domain-containing protein, which yields MLKVPTYVSESPIGGLGVFAGRDIEEGELVWEFHPKTVWTLTEKEVQALPERLQNLIYTYSYLFEGQWYFCVDNSRFMNHSDQANTLEDKSGVQGESNPLGRDRAVRKILKGEELTCNYKQFDQNWKEKLPS from the coding sequence ATGCTGAAAGTACCGACTTACGTTTCCGAGTCTCCAATAGGGGGCCTCGGGGTTTTTGCAGGTAGAGATATAGAAGAAGGCGAACTCGTCTGGGAATTCCATCCTAAAACTGTTTGGACTCTTACTGAAAAAGAAGTCCAAGCTCTCCCGGAAAGATTACAAAATCTGATCTACACCTATTCTTATTTGTTTGAAGGACAATGGTACTTCTGCGTGGATAATTCCCGCTTCATGAACCATAGCGATCAAGCAAACACCTTAGAAGATAAAAGCGGAGTCCAAGGCGAAAGTAACCCATTAGGAAGGGACAGAGCTGTCCGCAAAATCCTAAAGGGTGAAGAATTGACCTGCAACTATAAACAATTTGATCAGAATTGGAAGGAAAAACTTCCTTCTTAA